A genomic region of Gemmata massiliana contains the following coding sequences:
- a CDS encoding helix-turn-helix domain-containing protein: MRSKGTLAELEARRMLAVRRVAAGWSQKDVVAFRGVHRVTAATWVARHRGPGVPGTRVPRSAPDRVRACKDSCVR, encoded by the coding sequence ATGAGGAGCAAAGGAACGTTAGCCGAGTTGGAGGCGCGTCGCATGCTGGCGGTGCGGCGTGTCGCCGCGGGGTGGTCACAGAAGGACGTGGTCGCGTTCCGGGGTGTGCATCGGGTCACCGCGGCCACGTGGGTGGCCCGGCACCGGGGCCCCGGAGTGCCAGGTACTCGGGTGCCTCGATCGGCCCCCGACCGCGTACGGGCTTGTAAAGATTCTTGTGTCAGGTAG
- a CDS encoding transposase: MALPHVHRPRTDSATPSSHPLPTSCHWFSRRASALDPRSAPRLAGLLVGAILARGRRTVTSWIRAGGLSDAFRPCDTTVSGAGKRTDLIAAHRAHGVVKPLVTGATRLVFALDDAPTERYGPHVQGAGAHHNPCPGPANGPFVYGHVWVVLGLLAAHPTWGAIALPLLARLYVRQKNLASIAPKHRPAFRTKLELAVELVRWAKVWLGFLGKPVWVVADGAYARAALLKPLIGLPDTERHGKNRIWTPRLNPESRLAPCAGSVMLGAVPKGDR, from the coding sequence ATGGCGTTACCACACGTCCACCGACCCCGGACGGACTCGGCCACGCCATCATCGCATCCGCTTCCGACCTCGTGCCACTGGTTTTCCAGACGGGCCTCCGCCCTCGACCCGCGGTCGGCCCCGCGCCTGGCCGGGCTGCTCGTCGGGGCGATCCTGGCCCGCGGGCGGCGGACCGTCACCAGTTGGATCCGGGCGGGCGGGCTGTCGGACGCGTTCCGGCCGTGCGACACCACGGTCTCGGGCGCCGGGAAGCGGACGGACCTCATCGCCGCCCACCGGGCCCACGGCGTCGTCAAGCCGCTCGTGACCGGCGCCACCCGGCTCGTGTTCGCCCTGGATGACGCGCCGACCGAGCGGTACGGGCCGCACGTCCAGGGGGCCGGGGCCCACCACAACCCGTGCCCCGGGCCGGCCAACGGCCCGTTCGTGTACGGGCACGTGTGGGTCGTCCTCGGCCTTCTCGCCGCCCACCCGACGTGGGGCGCGATCGCCCTCCCGCTGCTGGCCCGGCTGTACGTCCGACAGAAGAACCTCGCGAGCATCGCCCCGAAGCACCGGCCGGCGTTCCGGACCAAACTGGAGTTGGCCGTCGAGTTGGTGCGGTGGGCGAAGGTGTGGCTGGGCTTCCTGGGAAAGCCGGTGTGGGTGGTGGCCGACGGGGCCTACGCCAGGGCCGCGCTCCTGAAGCCTCTGATCGGGCTGCCTGACACAGAACGTCACGGAAAGAACAGGATATGGACTCCGCGTCTAAACCCCGAGTCGCGGCTTGCACCGTGCGCCGGATCGGTCATGCTGGGAGCGGTTCCAAAGGGCGACCGATGA